A single Planktothrix serta PCC 8927 DNA region contains:
- a CDS encoding DUF6930 domain-containing protein — protein MARLNHSTLRRLQNLPQIPSVWEGDRRPMATDTNPSIDTDSETPGECIIWVDGSQGMVRAMDMVPTDMGPEAIVRTLLRAMEHPQSPAPIARPQKIVVKDREIQFFLRGVLQDLEIVIEYVPDLPLIDEIFRGLQEVAESRPPQLPPQYAEVVTEKAYQIWQDAPWERLGEHQIISIELNLFGIDTLYISTLGKLGMDYGVLLYRSLESLKRFRERVVKNKSYDNLEEAFLTQDCLFVTFDRGDGFDQDEDEDDDDFINIASLPPSEIEPNFGNLHPLEGLRSILYDEEAAVVLVALEALHRFLRDNRQKLVHYQFPSLNRRYRIPINLPDGEKKQVSVKVETLPDIADELAAMTSDDESEDEELEMEVPRLRDDLVPPKSFLSLGVVPWETAKYLRTNTQFHQAAEGEIPEVGDGLPVVVIQTSKPKAEMLIRSLQAAGGLEGICFNPGEDPTVGRNYDLGILKTEDGDLHLFGEFIEDDPVHQEARKKWEQRCKKTKGWCGLIIAMGLTGASRGQPQFKDMMALLEVRSIPPQDLGLGPLQLIPAPF, from the coding sequence ATGGCACGTCTCAATCACTCAACCCTTCGTCGGCTCCAAAATTTACCCCAAATTCCCAGTGTGTGGGAAGGGGATCGACGTCCCATGGCGACGGATACCAATCCCAGTATTGACACAGACTCCGAAACGCCAGGCGAATGTATTATTTGGGTGGACGGTTCTCAGGGGATGGTGCGAGCAATGGATATGGTTCCAACGGATATGGGGCCAGAAGCAATTGTGCGGACGTTACTGCGAGCAATGGAACACCCCCAAAGTCCAGCACCGATCGCTCGTCCTCAAAAAATCGTGGTTAAAGATCGGGAAATTCAATTTTTCCTGCGGGGTGTTCTCCAAGATTTAGAAATAGTGATTGAATATGTACCGGATTTACCTCTAATTGATGAAATTTTTCGAGGGTTGCAAGAAGTCGCTGAAAGTCGTCCCCCTCAACTTCCTCCCCAATATGCGGAAGTCGTGACGGAAAAAGCCTATCAAATTTGGCAAGATGCGCCTTGGGAACGGTTAGGGGAACATCAAATTATTTCGATTGAATTAAATCTATTTGGGATTGATACCTTATATATTTCTACCTTGGGGAAACTGGGGATGGATTATGGGGTATTATTATATCGTTCTTTAGAATCGTTAAAACGGTTTCGGGAACGAGTTGTGAAAAATAAATCCTATGACAATTTAGAAGAAGCCTTTTTAACTCAAGATTGTCTGTTTGTAACGTTTGATCGAGGCGATGGTTTTGATCAAGATGAGGATGAAGATGACGATGATTTCATTAATATTGCCAGTTTACCCCCCTCGGAAATTGAACCCAATTTTGGTAATCTTCATCCCTTAGAAGGATTACGTTCAATTCTCTATGATGAGGAAGCTGCGGTTGTTTTAGTCGCGTTAGAAGCACTGCATCGATTTTTACGCGATAATCGTCAAAAATTAGTTCACTATCAATTTCCTAGTCTCAATCGTCGGTATCGCATTCCGATTAATTTACCCGATGGCGAGAAAAAACAGGTTTCGGTAAAAGTGGAAACTTTACCGGATATTGCTGATGAATTAGCCGCAATGACCTCGGATGATGAATCAGAAGATGAAGAATTGGAAATGGAAGTTCCTCGGTTACGCGATGATTTAGTCCCGCCTAAATCCTTCTTAAGTTTGGGGGTTGTTCCTTGGGAAACTGCCAAATATTTGCGAACTAATACCCAATTTCATCAAGCCGCAGAAGGGGAAATTCCAGAAGTTGGGGATGGTTTACCTGTGGTTGTGATTCAAACTTCTAAACCCAAAGCAGAAATGCTGATTCGCAGTTTACAAGCGGCTGGAGGATTAGAAGGAATTTGTTTTAATCCCGGTGAAGACCCGACAGTGGGCCGGAATTATGATTTAGGAATTCTGAAAACAGAAGATGGGGATTTACATTTATTTGGAGAGTTTATCGAAGATGATCCGGTTCATCAAGAAGCGCGTAAAAAATGGGAACAACGTTGTAAAAAAACTAAAGGTTGGTGTGGTTTAATTATTGCTAT
- a CDS encoding helicase-related protein — MTKSKLGQELGRLFEVGFNIGMLTYIEQKQLSHKFGSLYRQDLQNISFSQIVKALVKQEQIIDEKDKKNAEKWSLFFLKKAFLAGLKFLDEYIQAMGLSQNKLKHLEILYYQCCFDGNNSLGTYNKNIDPQAIHETLSQLISLEVNQVKEYSQKGNFLQADTLILIQCRGEYRILCIDYSIFSIKAIQNLGDLEEIEVLRKLLLSEISYLKSKSVFSNLGLDTKISELNISKELKTYFIGFKREDKETAKLIQAGSYVDSFYKFLRSHNLLNPANSVIFNIVGYSDRGISSMSINQENLEILETCAEIYKYKATDQQIQDGRRDVLRKINRNAYRSFNQGKQFIDQLLAVNQYGITPIIHSEKIEGFCNSIDIIPQDLATKLQVTPNIDLRKAHAELITQALNSDVTYIFLTGNPGIGKTTAITNFLKTQQCLNEGFLFFYVSPRKQVNLDIIEKFKNPENQQLEDDRIFAITTSSVLIANNKGKYTVNYLNNQCSKKRFTQQGVDFIPQDYELLSTKPSKNLDRITEDEIQAKNSSSRGVLNSICQGIYTLINRQTSNNIVATVSIQSLKKTQNSQDTLEHFEKIFKDAYNSREGIPIPEKMRAISGRIKHLLIMIDEITGDDGGTEFLNRISEILKQYGLTNSTFGFNTKIIVADASIVDPDVIKQHLGETTSEPNKIFFRKAKSEDISLSIQPFSFNSNQFNATVINANSYPAKNLEITYKVFIQSNRYNEESSLIKNYDLEKEVQEEMITDINNFLDNQNSEQIIIYIQDKQRLANLIEKIRKHQNQFEQYQDYLEIHANLSEDEKIKISEYKNQVKVIFMTASASRGLSFPKVKQILVDIPRFEIEKNLMEVIQVIYRGRGSYNQDGLEKTLDDQDKHLVFYLCEQVIIYPKQHPELSSDSKDDQQLSRQESVLNILNILLILKTSIMTRIFGSGRIGSEYFMMIPIGGKSVFTAGQTFSSKMSNLIKQLKKEHTRRPYDPLLKSVYSSLEALLSSVEINLGMGNTSPEDQGLSYLELQTSFTSKFSELLNNNLEGLLNFPPIQSSYINGSLLIVPLTGRFIEERYKMRLEQEILSFNNRELLHQMSRIANSSTYPENICYALKEAIELVNLLLEQPYKTQKFEQNSQYLDQYYVIPLFTLITGEALRQYFTSQEPEPEDLRFRDILAAYIRCLYPVCNILPIGHQYKDFPWILFRSYSLNEIRGKLFTDKYFLMSHELNVLNLILSHD, encoded by the coding sequence ATGACTAAATCTAAACTCGGACAAGAATTAGGTCGCTTATTTGAAGTGGGTTTTAATATTGGAATGCTGACCTATATTGAACAAAAACAACTCTCTCATAAATTCGGATCTTTATATCGTCAGGACTTGCAAAATATTAGTTTTTCCCAAATCGTGAAAGCACTGGTTAAGCAAGAACAGATTATCGATGAAAAAGATAAAAAAAATGCGGAAAAATGGAGTCTATTTTTCTTGAAAAAAGCATTTTTAGCAGGATTGAAATTTCTCGATGAATATATCCAAGCTATGGGATTGAGTCAAAATAAACTAAAACATTTAGAGATTTTATATTATCAATGTTGCTTTGATGGAAATAATAGTTTAGGAACTTATAATAAAAATATTGATCCCCAAGCTATTCATGAAACCCTTTCTCAATTGATTTCACTTGAAGTTAATCAGGTCAAAGAATATTCACAAAAAGGGAATTTTTTACAAGCTGATACTTTAATTTTGATTCAGTGTCGTGGAGAATATAGAATCCTATGTATTGATTATTCTATTTTTTCAATTAAAGCGATTCAGAACTTAGGCGATCTGGAGGAGATCGAAGTTTTAAGGAAATTATTATTAAGCGAAATTAGCTATTTAAAATCAAAAAGTGTTTTTTCTAATTTAGGGTTAGATACAAAAATATCGGAACTGAATATATCGAAAGAACTAAAAACTTATTTTATCGGGTTTAAACGCGAAGATAAAGAAACTGCAAAGTTAATTCAAGCGGGGAGTTATGTTGATAGTTTTTATAAATTTTTGCGATCGCATAATTTACTAAACCCAGCTAATTCAGTTATATTTAATATTGTCGGATATAGCGATCGCGGAATTAGTTCTATGTCCATCAATCAGGAGAATTTAGAAATACTAGAAACTTGTGCTGAGATTTATAAATATAAAGCGACTGACCAACAAATTCAAGATGGACGTCGAGATGTACTGAGAAAAATTAACCGAAATGCTTACAGAAGTTTTAATCAAGGTAAACAGTTTATCGATCAACTCTTAGCAGTGAATCAATACGGGATCACGCCGATTATTCATTCAGAAAAAATTGAGGGTTTTTGCAACTCTATTGATATAATTCCCCAAGATTTAGCAACAAAATTGCAAGTCACCCCAAATATTGACCTCAGAAAAGCTCATGCTGAACTGATTACTCAAGCGTTGAACTCCGATGTAACTTATATTTTTTTAACAGGAAATCCAGGTATCGGTAAAACAACAGCTATCACTAACTTTCTTAAAACTCAACAGTGTTTAAATGAAGGATTTTTATTTTTCTATGTAAGTCCTAGAAAACAAGTTAATTTAGATATTATAGAGAAGTTTAAAAACCCAGAAAATCAACAATTAGAAGATGATCGAATCTTTGCGATTACGACTTCCTCTGTTTTAATTGCGAATAACAAAGGAAAATATACGGTTAACTATCTTAATAATCAATGTTCTAAAAAAAGATTTACTCAGCAAGGAGTAGATTTTATTCCCCAAGATTATGAATTATTATCCACTAAACCTTCAAAAAATTTAGATCGAATTACCGAGGATGAAATTCAAGCTAAAAATTCCTCAAGTCGAGGCGTTTTAAATAGTATTTGTCAAGGGATATATACCCTAATCAATCGTCAAACCTCGAATAATATTGTCGCTACTGTTTCGATTCAATCTTTAAAGAAAACCCAAAATAGTCAAGATACCCTAGAGCATTTTGAAAAAATATTTAAAGATGCTTATAACTCTAGGGAGGGAATTCCCATTCCTGAAAAAATGCGAGCTATTTCCGGTCGAATTAAGCATTTATTGATTATGATTGATGAAATTACAGGAGATGATGGAGGTACAGAATTTCTGAATCGAATTAGTGAGATTTTAAAACAATATGGTTTGACTAATTCTACATTTGGATTTAATACTAAAATTATTGTTGCTGATGCTTCAATTGTTGATCCAGATGTGATTAAACAACATTTAGGAGAAACCACCAGTGAACCGAACAAAATCTTTTTTAGAAAGGCAAAATCTGAGGATATTTCCCTATCAATACAACCGTTTTCCTTTAATAGTAATCAATTCAATGCTACCGTCATCAATGCTAATTCCTATCCCGCTAAAAATTTAGAAATTACTTATAAAGTTTTTATTCAATCTAATCGGTATAACGAAGAAAGCTCTCTGATTAAAAATTATGATTTAGAAAAAGAAGTTCAAGAGGAAATGATCACCGATATCAATAACTTTTTAGATAATCAAAATTCTGAACAAATTATTATTTATATTCAAGATAAACAGAGACTAGCAAATTTGATTGAAAAGATTCGTAAACACCAAAACCAATTTGAACAATATCAAGACTACCTAGAAATTCATGCTAATCTTTCTGAAGACGAAAAAATAAAAATTTCAGAGTATAAAAATCAAGTTAAAGTTATCTTTATGACCGCTTCAGCGAGTCGAGGGTTATCCTTTCCTAAAGTCAAACAGATTCTGGTTGATATTCCTCGTTTTGAAATCGAAAAAAACCTCATGGAAGTCATTCAAGTCATTTATCGAGGTCGGGGAAGCTACAATCAAGATGGACTAGAAAAAACCTTAGATGATCAAGATAAACACCTAGTTTTTTATCTCTGTGAACAAGTAATCATTTATCCTAAACAACATCCAGAATTATCATCTGATTCTAAGGATGATCAACAATTATCTCGACAGGAAAGCGTTTTAAATATTTTAAATATTTTGCTAATTTTGAAAACTTCTATCATGACTCGAATTTTTGGGTCAGGACGCATTGGTTCTGAATATTTTATGATGATTCCCATTGGCGGAAAATCTGTATTTACGGCGGGTCAAACCTTTAGCAGTAAGATGAGTAACCTGATCAAACAACTGAAAAAAGAACATACAAGACGACCTTATGACCCTCTGTTAAAATCAGTATATTCTAGCCTAGAAGCGTTGCTGAGTTCCGTCGAAATTAATTTAGGAATGGGGAATACTTCTCCAGAAGATCAAGGATTATCTTACCTAGAATTACAAACTTCATTTACTTCTAAATTCTCAGAATTACTGAATAATAATTTAGAGGGTTTACTGAATTTTCCCCCAATTCAATCGAGTTATATCAATGGGAGTTTGTTAATTGTTCCTCTAACGGGAAGATTCATAGAAGAAAGATATAAAATGCGACTAGAACAGGAAATTTTAAGCTTTAATAATAGGGAATTATTGCATCAAATGTCTAGGATTGCAAATAGTTCAACCTATCCAGAAAATATTTGTTATGCTCTCAAAGAAGCCATAGAATTAGTTAATTTACTCCTGGAACAACCCTATAAAACCCAAAAATTTGAACAAAATAGTCAATATCTCGATCAATATTATGTAATTCCCTTATTCACTTTAATTACAGGGGAAGCACTGCGTCAATATTTTACCAGTCAGGAGCCCGAACCCGAAGATCTAAGATTTAGAGATATTCTAGCCGCTTATATCCGTTGTCTCTATCCGGTCTGTAATATTTTACCCATTGGTCACCAATATAAAGATTTTCCTTGGATACTCTTTAGAAGTTATAGTCTCAACGAAATTAGAGGTAAACTTTTTACGGATAAATACTTTTTAATGTCCCATGAACTCAACGTTTTAAATTTAATTCTTTCCCATGATTAA